Proteins encoded by one window of Rhodobium gokarnense:
- a CDS encoding GNAT family N-acetyltransferase gives MADPALVRRIEDAQLSVWPGVRTAIDGSWIVRISGGHTNRANSLNILDPHDGDGTDERLDWVFRLYRRAGLDPVVRVTPLTPAPVLARTDALGFARFGETLMLVRDAPAVPVTEAATPAQAVEVLETATDEFLGAVARFSNQSDRERAGFWAILSAMADETVFVLARDREGMPASCLIAALHRDIATVFAVATDPAARRRGHARACLGAAFAWAAGAGATLFWIGVEVDNAPARALYEGCGFAEAYRYHYRRAPRPAEEGTG, from the coding sequence GTGGCCGATCCCGCCCTCGTCCGCCGCATCGAGGACGCCCAGCTCTCGGTCTGGCCGGGCGTCCGCACGGCGATCGACGGGAGCTGGATCGTCCGGATTTCCGGCGGCCACACCAACCGCGCCAACTCCCTCAACATTCTCGATCCCCATGACGGGGACGGGACGGACGAGCGGCTCGACTGGGTCTTTCGCCTCTATCGTCGCGCCGGCCTCGATCCGGTGGTCAGGGTAACGCCGCTGACGCCCGCGCCCGTCCTTGCCCGGACGGATGCGCTCGGGTTTGCGCGCTTCGGCGAGACGCTGATGCTGGTCCGCGACGCCCCTGCGGTGCCGGTCACGGAGGCCGCGACGCCGGCCCAGGCTGTCGAGGTCCTGGAGACGGCGACGGACGAGTTCCTCGGCGCTGTCGCCCGGTTCTCCAACCAGTCGGACCGGGAGCGGGCCGGCTTCTGGGCGATCCTGTCCGCGATGGCCGACGAGACCGTCTTCGTGCTCGCCCGCGACCGGGAGGGGATGCCCGCAAGCTGCCTGATCGCGGCGCTGCACCGGGATATTGCGACGGTCTTTGCGGTCGCCACCGACCCCGCCGCCCGGCGCCGCGGCCATGCGCGGGCCTGCCTTGGGGCGGCGTTCGCGTGGGCGGCAGGCGCCGGCGCCACGCTGTTCTGGATCGGCGTCGAAGTCGACAATGCCCCGGCGCGCGCCCTTTACGAAGGCTGCGGGTTCGCCGAGGCCTATCGCTATCACTACCGGCGGGCCCCCCGGCCTGCGGAGGAAGGGACCGGATGA
- the argJ gene encoding bifunctional glutamate N-acetyltransferase/amino-acid acetyltransferase ArgJ → MELTPSPFAPASYPEPPEVAGVRLATVAAGIKYKGRTDVLAVVFDGGAEVAGVFTKSKCASAPVDWCKQNLGHGRAGALLVNSGNANAFTGKRGAEAVKLSADQMAAAAGCTPEEVYLASTGVIGEPLDATKFGAVVDGLVRDAVSGRFLDAAKAIMTTDTFAKVATATAKIGGVETTLVGIAKGSGMIAPDMATMLSFVFTDAPIKAAVLQKLLSRGVKDSFNAITVDGDTSTSDTVLAFATGAAATRGAPEIAEPGDRRLFAFRKAFDGLLLDLAHQVVKDGEGARKFVSITVEGATSKASARKIGMAIANSPLVKTAIAGEDANWGRVVMAVGKAGEPADRDRLAIWFGDVRVAVEGERDPDYSEAAASAVMKEPEIAIRVDLGLGKGRDTVWTCDLTKGYIAINGDYRS, encoded by the coding sequence ATGGAGCTGACGCCCTCGCCGTTCGCGCCGGCCTCCTATCCCGAGCCGCCGGAGGTCGCCGGCGTGCGGCTGGCAACAGTCGCGGCCGGCATCAAGTACAAGGGCCGCACCGACGTGCTCGCCGTCGTCTTCGACGGCGGGGCCGAGGTTGCCGGCGTCTTCACGAAGTCGAAATGCGCCTCCGCGCCGGTCGACTGGTGCAAGCAGAACCTCGGCCACGGCCGGGCCGGGGCGCTTCTCGTCAATTCCGGCAACGCCAATGCCTTTACGGGAAAACGCGGTGCCGAGGCCGTGAAGCTTTCCGCCGACCAGATGGCGGCGGCGGCGGGCTGCACGCCTGAGGAGGTCTATCTCGCCTCCACAGGCGTCATCGGCGAGCCGCTCGATGCGACGAAGTTCGGGGCCGTCGTCGACGGGCTGGTGCGCGATGCGGTGTCCGGCCGGTTCCTGGACGCGGCCAAGGCGATCATGACCACCGACACTTTCGCGAAGGTGGCGACGGCGACGGCAAAGATCGGCGGCGTCGAGACGACGCTCGTCGGCATTGCCAAGGGCTCCGGCATGATCGCGCCGGACATGGCGACCATGCTGTCCTTCGTCTTCACCGATGCGCCGATCAAGGCGGCCGTACTGCAGAAGCTCCTTTCGCGCGGCGTGAAGGACTCGTTCAACGCCATCACCGTCGACGGCGATACCTCGACCAGCGACACGGTGCTGGCGTTCGCCACGGGTGCTGCCGCGACGCGCGGCGCGCCAGAGATTGCCGAGCCCGGCGACCGCCGGCTTTTCGCCTTCCGCAAGGCGTTTGACGGTCTCCTCCTCGACCTCGCCCACCAGGTGGTCAAGGACGGCGAGGGGGCGCGCAAGTTCGTTTCCATCACCGTTGAGGGCGCGACCTCCAAGGCGTCGGCCCGAAAGATCGGCATGGCGATCGCCAATTCGCCGCTGGTCAAGACCGCGATCGCCGGCGAGGACGCCAATTGGGGCCGCGTCGTCATGGCCGTCGGCAAGGCCGGCGAGCCGGCCGACCGGGACCGGCTGGCGATCTGGTTCGGCGACGTGCGCGTCGCCGTCGAGGGCGAGCGCGACCCGGACTATTCGGAGGCGGCCGCCTCGGCGGTGATGAAAGAGCCGGAGATCGCCATCCGCGTCGACCTCGGCCTCGGCAAGGGACGCGACACGGTGTGGACCTGCGACCTCACAAAGGGCTACATCGCCATCAACGGCGACTACCGGAGCTGA
- a CDS encoding (deoxy)nucleoside triphosphate pyrophosphohydrolase — protein sequence MNLLLVVACALIDVDGRVLIARRPEGKALAGLWEFPGGKLEPGERPEDSLIRELNEELGIDINPACLAPLTFASYAYEDFHLLMPLYVCRRWSGTVEAREGQDLKWVRPARLRDYPMPPADEPLIPHLIDLL from the coding sequence ATGAATCTCCTTCTCGTCGTTGCCTGTGCGCTCATCGATGTGGACGGGCGGGTGCTGATCGCCCGGCGTCCCGAGGGCAAGGCGCTCGCAGGCCTGTGGGAATTTCCCGGCGGCAAGTTGGAGCCCGGCGAGCGGCCGGAAGATTCCCTGATCCGCGAACTCAACGAAGAGCTCGGCATCGACATCAATCCGGCCTGCCTCGCGCCGCTTACCTTCGCCAGCTACGCTTATGAGGATTTTCACCTTTTGATGCCACTTTACGTCTGCCGGAGATGGTCGGGAACGGTCGAGGCGCGCGAGGGGCAGGACCTGAAATGGGTGCGCCCGGCGCGGCTCAGGGATTATCCGATGCCGCCGGCGGACGAGCCGCTGATCCCGCACCTGATTGACCTGCTCTAG